GTAGGGCTTTCCGTCCTTGACAAGGACGTTGGAGAATATTATCTCGACAGGGGAGTAGAGAACCTGCCATATTATCGGGTCGTCCTCGGGGTTGACACCCTGGATTATGCCGAAGACCCCCTTCTCGACGTTAGCTCCCCTTGCGACGCCGTTGAAAGGCATTATAAAGGTCAGATCGTCGCCAACTATATTCTCCCAGCTTATCATGGCGGTGGATGTTTTTCCACACATGCTCGGATAGGCGCCGGTGAAGTAGGTCTTCCTCCCGTTGGGGCCATTGACGCGCATCAGGAACATATGCTCGCTGAGCCAGCCCTCCCTGACGGCACGCTGGATGGTGAGCCTGAAGGCGAGCTTCTTGAGGCCTATCGTGTTTCCTCCGTACTGGGTGTTGACGGAGTAAACAGTCTCCCCAACGAGGTCTATGTAGATGCGCCTCTTATCGAGGTTCTTGCTGGTCTTTCTCTCATCGAGCTCACCGGCGGAATGGACGAAGCGGAAGAATCTGGCCTGCCTTCCGAGGCGTTTGAACTCTTCGTAGCCCTTCCGGTAAAGAATGAACTCGGAGTGGGCTACGTAGGCCGAATCGGTGAGCTGGACTGCCGGGATCGTGAAAACCGAGTTCTTCGGCCCGAGGACGAAGAAGCACACGAAGAGCTCCTTACCCTTCATGATGCCCCTCATGAGTTCCCGTATCTCCCTCAGGCCCTCGTCCCTGTCCTTGGTGTTCAGGAAGGGAATCTCCTTACCTTCAGGAACGAGGAGCTTGGTGTTGGCCTTGTCCCTGGCCTGGTCGTAGTAGTTGTCGTAGTGGACGGTGTGGTTCGGCGTTTCGAGGAGCTTTTCCTCCCCGTAATAGAGTGCCTTCCAGCGGACGTAGTTCTCGTCCTCCTCGCTGTCAGTGCACACAAAAACCTTATCCGGCTCAAGCCATTCAATCCAGTCCGCCAGAAACTCGTGGAGTTCGGGATTGTCTATCGCCCTGATTTTTTCAAACTGCTCTTTATCAAGGAGCTTTTCAAGCCTCTCCAAGGCGTTCATAATATCGCCTCCGATTGGAGTTGGATTCATGCTTAAAAATTCTTCGTCGTTGTGACTGGCGTGAAACGAAATCTGAAGCCTTTGTCGTCCCAATCTTTTAGAATAAGGTCGCTGATCGTCACAAAGACAGCATGTAATGTTCATAGTTAGTGATTGATGTCCATATCCCTACCTTCAGCGCAAAGTATATTAACCGACGGTGATATACTCCATTGGTGCGCGTAATGAAGGCAGTGATCCTGGCCGGAGGCAAGGGCACAAGGTTATTACCGCTGACAGTCTACAGACCAAAGCCCATGATACCCTTCTTCAACAGACCGCTGATGGAATATGCCGTTCAAAGTCTTGTAAACGCCGGCGTTGACGAGATATATGTCCTCGTCGGATACCTCAAGGAGCGCATAATGGACTACTTCGGAGACGGAAGCCAGTGGGGGGTACAAATACACTACTCCAACAGGGACAACGTGAAGCTTGGAACAGCGGGAGCCACAAAGAAGGTCGTTAAGGAAATCGATGAAACGTTCTTCGTCGTCTCAAGCGATGTGCTGACCAACCTCAACCTTAAGGCCCTGTACGAGTACCACCGCAAAAAGAAGGCCCTCGCAACCATAGCCCTCTCCAGGGTGGATGACCCCAGCCAGTACGGCATTGCAATAATCAACGAGGACGGGAGGATAATCCGATTCAAGGAAAAGCCGAGGCCAGAGGAGGCGTTCAGCAACCTCGTTAACGCAGGAATCTACGTCTTCGAACCGGAGGCCTTTGACCTCGTTCCCAAGGGGAAGAACTTCGACTTCTCCAAGGACCTCTTTCCGAGGATGCTTGAAAACGACCTGGCCCTCTATGGGTTCCCGTTCAATGAGTACTGGAACGACGTTGGAAGGCCATCGAGCTACCTTCAGGCCACTGAAGATGTTTTTCTCGGCAGACTGCTCCTTCCCGGCCTCAGAACCGAGAGCCTCAAGGGCAACCTTGAGCACGGCGGTGCCCTCATAACGGGCAGGAGATGCATACTGAGGCGGCCGGAGGTGAGGGGCTTTGCCGTGCTGGGAGACGACGTGGAAATCGGCAGAAACGTTAAAATAGAGCGTTCGGTGATATTTTCAGGGGCCGTCATAGAGGAGGGCGCCGAGATTAAGGAGGCTATAATAGGAGAGAACGTCCGCGTGGGCAAGGGTGTCCTTATACAGCCCGGCAGCGTTATAGGCGACAACACGCTCATCGAGGACTTCAGCAAGATAGGCTCCAACGTCAAGATTTGGGTGGAGTCGAGGATTGGTAAGGAAAGTATAATACTCCCGGACTGAGGTGGTGGAAGTGGAAGTGTACTACTCCCAGAGGTTCAACCCCGAGGAACTCGCCCTTCTCGGAAGGGCCATAGGGACGATATCCCACGGCACGATAATAGTCGGAAGGGACGGCAGGGCAATATCCAGGTACGGAAAGCGGGCCATGGTGGTTGGAATCGTCAGCACAGGCTCGACCATAATGGACGTCCGCCTTATTCCGCTGATAGCCCTGAAGGACTTTGCCCACAGAAAGGGGCTTCCGCTGGCTTACGTCTACTATTACGGCGGTGTCCGCGTTTATGTCAGCGGCATTGACAGCGACGAGATAGGGGCCATAATGGAGAGCAAAAGCTTCATCGAGGCCCAGCCGAACGACATCGGGGCTACCGTGTACTATCCAAATGCCCTGGATGACTTCCTCCACGAGGTCTTCAAGTACTACAACTTCAGGGTGGAGGGCAAAGCCCTGGTTGATGCCATGAACACTCCCGCCGTGCTGTTCTTCCCACGCATGAGCGACCACTTCGGCTTTGAGGTCGAGCTGATAAACGACATGATGACGAGCTACCTTCCGCCGAAGCCCAAGGAGGTCTTCATGCACAAGCTCCAAAAGGGCGAATACGACTTTGGATTGCGCTTTAGGCCGGAGGGCATCGTGGAGTTCTACAAAGACGGTGAGGAGCTCGAATTCGGCAGCATGTGGAAGCTCCTCGACCACATGAGGAAAAACCTTTGAATTTTTGCCCTTCCTTTTAAATCTCCTAAAAATCTTTAAGAGAAAAGCGTTAAAAGGGACGGGTTCATTATAATCTCCCGTTCATTTTGGGGGTGACATCTGTGGGAGCATTTATAGTCATGGAAGGCATCGATGGCGCAGGTAAATCAACCCAGGCAAAACTTCTGGCAAAGTGGTTTGAGGAAAAAGGCTATGATGTAATTCTAACCAAAGAGCCAACGGATACTGCATTTGGAAAACTGATAAGGAAGCTGGTTCTCACCGGAGGACGTGAGGGTATAATCGACGGCGCCAGGATAAGTCACGAGGCCGAGGCGCTTCTCTTCGCCGCCGACAGGGCGGAGCACGTAAGCAAACTGATAAAACCCGCCGTTGAGGCGGGAAAGGTGGTAATATCAGACCGCTACTTCTACTCGTCCCTCGCCTACCAGTGGGCAAGGGGACTCGACCTTGAGTGGTTAATCGACCTGAACCGCTTCGCGATACGGCCAGACCTTGTAATCCTCCTCGATCTGCCCGTCAAGGAGAGCATGAAACGCATCAACGGGCGGAGCATAAAGACCGAGTTCGACAAGATAGCGGAGCTTCAGAAAAAGGTGCGCGAGAACTACCTCAAGTTAGCCGAGCGCTTCCCAGAGATCAGGATAGTGAACGCCCTCGCGAGCGTTGAGGACATCCACAACGACATAGTGGCGCTGGTTGAGCACGAGCTCTTCAAGAGGTAAGGGGTCGGCCAGTGCCAGTCTCTTCATCCGTAGCGAATCAGACCGGTAAACGCTCTTCATCCCCCTTCTTTCCTCGACGGATTCTTTTTAAAACCTTGGCATCAACTCCCTCAGGCCGATGACGAGCGTTAGCCACGCTGAGCGGTGAGGAGAAGAGGGTTAGCCGAGGCCGTTCTGAATCCCAGAGTTTCTCCAAGTTTTATATCTAATGACGTTCAAATGGATAACAGGTGAGCCAATGAAGGCCCTTGAGATTAGAAAACTGAAAAAGAGCTACGGGGATTTTCTGGCACTGAAGGGGATAGACCTTGAGGTTGAAGAGGGCGAGGTTTTCGCACTCCTCGGGCCCAACGGTGCCGGAAAGACGACGCTCATAAGGATTCTGGCCGAGGGATTGGGCTACGACTCCGGTGAGATACTGGTCTTCGGAAAACCTCTATCAAAGAGAACCGCGAGACTGATCGGCTACGCCCCCCAGGAGAGCGTCGCCTACGACCTCCTAACTGTGGAGGAGAACCTGCGATTCTACGCCGACCTCTACGACGCACCGAGAGAACGGGTGAGGAAGCTCATTTCGGAGTTTTCTCTGCCCGCAAAGAAGAAAGCCAGGGAACTGAGCGGCGGCTTTAAGAGACGCCTGAATCTGGCGATAGCGCTCCTCTACGAACCGAAGCTCTTAATTCTCGACGAGCCTTCAGCCGGGCTAGACGTGCCGTCGAGGAGGGAGCTCTGGAACCTTATAAGAAGGCTCCGAGAGGAAGGGCGAACGATACTCCTGGCGACCCACTACATGGAGGAGGCAGAGGCACTGGCAGACAGAGTGGCGATAATGAACGAAGGGAACGTGATAGCCGTCGGAACCCCGGACGAGCTGAAATCGCTCGCTGGAGAGGGGAGCGTGATACACGTTGAAGGCATTCTGAAGGGCACCGAACTCGTGAAAAAGGAGTTTCCAAGGACAATAGAGCGTGAGGGCACGCTCAGGATTGGCGTGGAAGAATCAAAGACCGCCCTGCCCAAGATCGTCGAACTGCTAGTCGAAGCGGGAAGCGAAATAAGGACGATAAGGGTTGAAGAGCCGACCCTTGAGGACGTTTTCCTGAAGCTCACGGGGAGGGGACTGGAATGAAGGCGAGAGCAATCAAGGCCATAATCGGCAAGGACTTGAGAGAAACCAGAAGGGAAAAAATGGCCCTCTTCTGGATATTCGTCTTTCCGCTCATGTGGATCACCCTGCTCGGAGGCATCTGGGGTGGTCACAACCCGCCGATAACCGTTGACGTCGGCGTCGTCTACTTCAACGAGAGCACCCCCTTCACAGCGGCGGACGTCGTTAACGTCATGGAAAACGTGACAATGGATGGTGTCCACGTTTTTAACATCGAAAAGTATCCCAACGAGAGCGCTGGGGTTGACGCGGTTAGAAACGGAAGAATCGATGTTCTCCTGGTCTTTCCAAAGGGCTTCGGAGAGAACGTTTCGAGCGGCCTTCAGGCAAAAGTCTACGCATACTTCGACAGGAGCGACCCCCAGAACTACCAGATAGTGAGCGGCGTCATCAAGGGCTTCTTCTCGGAGTTCGAGAAGGAGATGGCCAAAAGAAGGTTGAACATCACCCTGAGCTACATGGAAAAGTACGTTCCGGCAAACATCGCAGGAAACTTCACCATCGAGGATTTCAGGGGATACCTCATTGGTCTTACGAACCCACTTGAGCTTGAGGAGAGGGAAGTGAGGGGAGAAGCGCCCTCCGCCATTCAGTTCTACGTCACGAGCTTCATCGGGATTCAGTTCCTCTTCGCCACGATGCTTATGATAGGCTCCGGAACGCTTGAAGAGATAGAACACGGGACTTTGAGGCGTATATCTGCCTCACCAGCGACGGCGTGGGATTTCCTGGCCGGAAAGATGCTCTCGACCTTCATCGTCATAACCGTGAGCATACTCATCGGGATAGTTTACGCAAAGATTGTCTTCGGGGAGACGGTCTTTCCAAGCGCCCTGGGCTGGCTCATAATATTCCTCGCGGCGGTCTTCTCAATGAGCCTCGGACTGGCGATAGCCATGGGCACGAGGAGCATAAAGGCCACCAACGCAATAGTCAACCTCATCTCGATGCCCCTGCTTTTCTTGGCAGGAATCGTCATCCCGGCGAGCATACTCCCCGGGTGGGCCAAGCCCATAGCGAACTACTTCCCCCTCGGAACTGCACTGAAGAGCCTCCGCCTGCTGGAGCTCTACCACAGACCTGCAAGTGAAATACTGCCGGGCCTTGTATGGCTGGCCGCGAGTGCCTTTGGAATGCTCCTGATGGCGGTGGTTCTCTACAACTGGGCGATAAAGAGGCTGAAATAAAACAAAAAAGAGACTACGCCAGAAACTTCCCCAGGAACTCCCCAACTTTTCTCTTCCACTCCTCCGGATGGAGCTTAAGTGTTCTTACATGGGGTGCGTCGGTTATCCACAGCTCGGAGTGGGGATTCAACTCCCTGTTTTTTTCGTAGAACTCTCTTACCTCCTCGACATTCACTAGAGGGTCGCCCTCACCGGCTATTAGAAGGAGGGGTTTTTTAATCCTTTCAGCATATTCCAGCATGTTGAGCTCCTTCGCCCCACTAAAGAGCTTTGTAAACGGTTTGACAAAAGTGTAGAGCCATTCGGGGAGCTTTGCAAAGTATTTGAGACCTCTGGCACCGGTTCTGTCAAGATATATTGGTGGGCTGTCTGCCACGCCGCAGCAGACCTCCTCAAGCTCGGAGAGTGCACGTATCGTAACGATTCCACCCATCGAGAACCCAACCAGTGCGATCCTCTGCGCCCGTTCGGGGTGGTTCTCCCTCAGCCACGCTACTGCCGCCCTAACATCGAGCAGTTCCCTGTCGCCAACCGTTGTGTACTTCCCCTCGCTCTTTCCGTGGGCCCTGAAGTCAAAGGCCAGAACGTTGTAACCCTCTTTGAGCAGAAACTCAATTGTGTCCTTCATGTAAACCTCGTCCCACCTGCTTCGGGTGTATCCGTGGAGCGGAAGAACGGTCTTATCGCTCCCCCTGTCTATCCACCAGCCGCTGAGTTTCAGGCCGTCCTCGGTTGTGAACTCAACGTCCTCGTAATCAAAGCCGAAGTCTTCAGGCGTCCAGTTCCCGACAAAGCGCGGTGGTTTGGCCATTTTGTAGGCAACAAAAGCTGAAAAGGCCAGGAAAGCCAGAAGAATAAAGATTAAAACACCAAGCCATACCATGCTCAACCCTCCTTCGCGACATCGAGGTTCCTCATGTACCATATCATCGGCATTGCCAGGAGGACGAGCAGGGCCCCGATCGGGAAGAGCACCCTGTAGTTCTCCCCTGCGAGGTCAACTATCGCACCGCCAATGATCCCAGCGAGCAGAACCGGAAGGGAGCGTGTGGCCTCAAAGAAGCCGTAATACCTGCCGGTAAAGGCTTCCCTCTCGAATTTTGTGAGCAGGTCACCGATTACCGGGTATGAGGCGGCCATGAGCACTCCCCAGCCAAGTCCCGCCACTCCCAGGGCAATCACTATCTCGGTCTGAGTCTTTATGAACCATCCCCAGAGCTGGGGGAGGGCGAATATAAGTCCCCCGAGGATTATGCTTAACCTCCTCCCGAGTTTATCGTAGATTATACCTCCCGGAAGGGCACCGAGGAGGACCGTTATGTTGAAGAGCGCCATAAGGTAGAGGCCGAGCGAGGTTACCGCTTTGATGTTTTCCTCGGTCGCGGAGCCGTAGAGGATGTAGGCCAGGATTCCATAGAGGAATATGGCTATGAACTCGAAGCTCATCCACCAGAGTGTCTGCGCCGCGTAGAACTTGAGAAAATCGCGGTTCTCAACGATGCTCCTGAGGTACTCCCAGAGGCTTTCGTCCTCCTCGATCTCAGGGGCTTCTGGCTCCTTGACGATGAAGTACACGAAGAGGGCCGCGCCTATGAGAAAGGCCGCGGTCACAAGGAAGGGGATCTTCAGATAGGGTGTCTGTGCCAGCGCCTTTATTCCTTCGTTCTCTCCGGTTTCAGCCACGGCCTTCGCTATCAGGAATCCGGCGAGGCCAAACAGGAAGAGGTTGCCCGCCCATTCGAGGAGTGTGATAACTCCACTCGCCTTTCCTCTCTGACCGCTTTCGATTGTATCCGGCATCAGGGCACGGTACTGTGCGGTGTAGAGGTGCATCGAGAGGTAGAAGAAGCCAAGGGTGAGCGCAAAGCCCCACAGCGGAACGCCCATCGCGTAGCCGGTGTATACCATCAGTGCCGCGATTCCTGCCAGAAGGCCACCCGCCATTATAAATGGCCTTCTTCTCCCGTGCTTTGATTTGAGTGTATCGCTGTAATAGCCGAGGAGAACCGGTATGAAAAGGCCAATAAAGCCCTCAGCGGCAAGGATGGTTCCCTTTACAAATGCCGAACCGGTGTAGCTTGAGAGCAGTGGAAACGAGAGTCCCTTGTTGAGAGCCCATCCCGTGCTCCTGCTGAAGCCCAGCAGGGCAAGACCCAGAACAACCCCCCAGCTGAAACCCTTTCGTTCCATGGTTTCACCCCCTTATTTTACACACCTATGTCAAAAGGAAGTTTTTACGTTTTCGGTTCAACGGGCTAAATAGGACAAAAAATGAAAGGATTTTAGTCCATATCCGGAACGTAGTCCAGTATGTCGCCCCTGCGCCGGACGATGTCCCCACGCCTGACGAACTGCATCGCTATCGCCGAGAGTACGAAGAAGGTTATTGAGAACGGTATCAGCGTCCTGTAGCCGATGAGGTCGAGGAAAGCTCCCGCCAGCGGAGGTGCAACGAGGTTCGCCGCCTGGCTGAAGAAATAGTAGAGCCCTGTGTAGCCGCCAAGCTTCTCCTCGGTGGTCATGTCAACTACCATGGGCAGGGAGTTGACGTTCACCATGGCCCAGCCCATGCCTCCGACGAAGAAGAGCCCCATGAAGGTCATCACAACCGGATCCGTTAAGGAGCTGGATTCTGGCTTCTGGCCCTCGCCAACGAGATAGGCCGCTATGAGTATGGCAACTATCACTATCAGCCCGAGCGTTATGGTCTGTCTCCTGCCAAGCCTTGCCCCGATAAAGCCTGCTGGAATTGCAAATATCATGAAGCTGAGGGAGAACAGGCCGAGCATGAACGCGCCGGTGCTCTCCTCGATACCGAGGTAGTACTTGGCGTAGCTCGTGAAGAAGGTTTCCAGGGAGTTGAAGGCTATGAACCAGAGGAATATGGCCAAAAGTATGGCGAGCAGGCTCCTCTCGTGGCTGGCGAATACATCCTTGAGGTTCTCCTTGAGCTCACCGAAGCTCTTGTGTGATGTCTCCGACAGGAGCTTCCTGATGCTGACCTTCTTCCCGGGAACGCGGTACTCCTCCGGCTCGGGGACGAAGAGGACAACTAGGAGGTTGGCGAGGAGCATTATCGCGGCACCGAAGTAGAACGGGTAGGCGTAGTTCATGTCGTAGAGGGCCTTGCCGCCGAAGTACGCCAGCAGTGCCCCAAGGCCGCCCATAAAGTTGATTATCCCGTTGGCCTGGCTTCTCTTTTCACTGGGGGTTATGTCAGGCATGAAGGCAACAACCGGGGAGCGGAACAGTGCCATGAAGAAGTTCATAAAGACTATCGTCCCCATGAAGAGGGCAAGGTTCTCATACATCCTTGAAACCGGTATGAGCGCAAACATTATTGCGGCGGAGGGGGCACCAAGGAGTATGTAGGGCTTTCTGCGCCCCAGTCTTGTTCGCGTCATGTCGCTTAATGCCCCAAGGAACGGGAGGAGGAGAACCGCGAACAGGTTGTCGATGGTCATTATGAAGCCAGTCACTGTTTTGCTGAGATGGAATGTGTCCTGCAGGAATATCGGCACGTAGGCGTTGTAGAGCGCCCATATTATACTTATTCCGAAGAAGCCAAACCCAAGGAGGAATATTCTCGAATATTTGAACTCCAAGATACTCACCCCCGCTGTGGGTCGTGACAACAGGGAAAATACACCGATGAAGCTTTTAAGGGTTGTGAGTCCATCTTTGAACGGTAGCAGAGATGACACTTATGGACAGTGGGGAACCTCCAATACTGGGCCACAGAGGCTTCAGGGGAAGGCTCGAAAACACTCTGCCAGCGTTCAGGAGGGCGCTCAGGTATGCGGATGGAATCGAGTTCGACGTCAGACTAACGGGTGATGGAAAGCTCGTGGTCCACCACGACGATTCATTTTACGCGAACGGCTCGCGGTACAGACTGAAGGCGCTGACCCTGAGGGAGCTGAGGAGACTGCACCCGCTGGGGAAACTTGTTCCCACAGTGGAAGAAGTTCTCCGCTCCTTCCCGGAGGCTCTTCTGAACGTGGACGTAAAAGAAATGGACGCCGTTAATGGCATAACGAAGCTCCTCGAACGATATAGGGCCACCGAAAACACAGTGTTCTCATCGGAGAACCCCGCGGTAGTCCGGGCCATACTCATGGAGTGTCCGGAATGCAGGGTGGGACTCTCGATAGTCGGATACTCCTCGGTTCCATGGATATCCCGCCTCAGGGGAATTACCTCAGTCCATGTGCCGATAGATGCAGTCTCATACATCGGCTATCGGCCGCTGGTGGTTCTTTTGAGGAGCCTCAGGCGGCGCGGGCTGAAGGTTTACCTCTGGAACTACCGGATGGACGAGAGGGTCTGGGTTCCAAGGCTACTGTCCCTGGTTGATGTCATTATATCAGATAACCCGGCAAGGCTTAGGAAAAGTTTTTACGCTGAAGGTGTAGTCTTTCGGGGCGATTCATATGTGGGAACGCGATAGGGTTGTCGTCCTCGGACACAGGGGATACATGAGCGCATACCCGGAGAACAGCCTCCTGGCCTTCAGGAAGGCTATCGAAGCCGGTGCGGATGGAATCGAGCTGGACGTGTGGCTGACCAAGGATGGAGAGGTCATCGTCATGCACGACGAGACCATAGACAGGACGAGCAACATGAACGGAAGGCAGAAGGAGATGACCCTCGAAGAGCTCAAAAGGGCCGATATCGGCATGGGGGAGAGAATACCGACGCTTGAGGAGGTTTTTGAAGTTCTTCCCCGGGATGCCCTCCTCAACATCGAACTCAAAGACCCCGATACCGCGGGAGAGGTCGCAAAAATCGTGGCCGAAAACAACCCGGATAGGGTCATGGTATCCTCGTTCATCATAGATGCTCTCAGGGAGTACAGGAAGCACGATAGAGACACCGTGATGGGCCTTCTTATAGACCGTGAAGAGGTCGTCCCGCTGATTCCAAAGCTGAAGGGGGAACTCAACCTGTGGTCGATAAACGTGCCCATGGAGGCGATACCTATAATCGGCTTTGAGAAGACCGTGCAGGCCCTTCACTGGGCGCGCTCCCTCGGCCTCAGGGTGGCGCTCTGGACCGAGAACGACGTCCTGTTCTACAAAGACGACAACCTGGCCAGGCTAAAGGGGCTGTTTGACGTTGTCATAGCGAACGATGTGGAAAGAATGATTGAGTATCTTAAAACCCTTGGACTCAGGTAAACCCTTTTAAGGTTCTTTCCTTTACTCCATATGGTGGGGATATGCGGTGGGGTCCGCTTCTCATTCTCATAGCCATTGCCCTAATGCTGGCATCTGCAATGGTACCACCGGCCAGGTACGTTCCCCCTCCACGGCTGACCATAGATTCCAACCTTGGGGAGTTCACGGAGGAGCTTGAGAGGCACAACGTGGCAAAGCCATACCTCTGCGAGCCGGCCGAAAGGGTTATCGTCACGTGCCACATTCGCTCCGATTGGGAGCTGAACAGAACCATAACGGCTCTCGATAGGTTTCCACACTTCTCGATAGAGCTCACCAACGGCTACGACGAAACCGATGTCGTGGTTTTCAACAAGAGCGAGTTTTACTCGGCCCTTCCGAACACATGCCGTCCCTGGGGAAAGGTTGAACCGAAACCTGTCAAACTGGATCAGGACCGACTGGAGAAGGAGCTGGAAGCCTACAGGGAGCTGGAAGGCCTGATTGACGATCCCACGGAGAGGGAGTTCATCCACAACCGCACCATCGAGTTGGAGGAACTCCTCGGGTTGAGGCAGAAGGAGCCGATCTACAACGCAACGTTCGCCCATGTCATCCTAATGTACCCGGTAAAGACTGAGAGCAATGCACCCCTGATGGCGGCCCTGTGGACGGGCGTCATCCTCACAGGAGTGGCCGGGCTGGTGATGGTATGGAGGGAAAGAAGGACCTGATGCTCGCGATGGCTCCATTCGTGATTTTCATACTCTTGGGCTCAATATTCCTCGGCACCTACTACCGGGAGACGTCCCTAGCAAGGGAACAGGTCGCCGGTATAGACGAACTTGAGGGGATCGGGGAAGAAAATGCCCCCTGGAGCGGGCTCTGCAACATTGTGAACATATATGTCACGGTGAGGGACCGTGAGGACGCCGCAAGGCTGGAGGAGTTCCTCAGGGAGGAGAGAATAAGGGTCACCGTTTCAAGACACGGGGAGAGGTTCATATCCATGATGGGCAGGGTTGCACTGAAGGATGTTGACAGGATTGTGGAAAAGGGTAAAAAGAACGGATGGGCGACTGTGTACCACAATAACTCCGATTTCTGCGCCAAGTGGATTTCCAGGTTCGAAATGGAGAACTGGATAATATCCTCCCATCTGGATGAACTCTC
This window of the Thermococcus thermotolerans genome carries:
- a CDS encoding glycerophosphodiester phosphodiesterase family protein, translating into MDSGEPPILGHRGFRGRLENTLPAFRRALRYADGIEFDVRLTGDGKLVVHHDDSFYANGSRYRLKALTLRELRRLHPLGKLVPTVEEVLRSFPEALLNVDVKEMDAVNGITKLLERYRATENTVFSSENPAVVRAILMECPECRVGLSIVGYSSVPWISRLRGITSVHVPIDAVSYIGYRPLVVLLRSLRRRGLKVYLWNYRMDERVWVPRLLSLVDVIISDNPARLRKSFYAEGVVFRGDSYVGTR
- a CDS encoding SLC45 family MFS transporter — encoded protein: MEFKYSRIFLLGFGFFGISIIWALYNAYVPIFLQDTFHLSKTVTGFIMTIDNLFAVLLLPFLGALSDMTRTRLGRRKPYILLGAPSAAIMFALIPVSRMYENLALFMGTIVFMNFFMALFRSPVVAFMPDITPSEKRSQANGIINFMGGLGALLAYFGGKALYDMNYAYPFYFGAAIMLLANLLVVLFVPEPEEYRVPGKKVSIRKLLSETSHKSFGELKENLKDVFASHERSLLAILLAIFLWFIAFNSLETFFTSYAKYYLGIEESTGAFMLGLFSLSFMIFAIPAGFIGARLGRRQTITLGLIVIVAILIAAYLVGEGQKPESSSLTDPVVMTFMGLFFVGGMGWAMVNVNSLPMVVDMTTEEKLGGYTGLYYFFSQAANLVAPPLAGAFLDLIGYRTLIPFSITFFVLSAIAMQFVRRGDIVRRRGDILDYVPDMD
- a CDS encoding glycerophosphodiester phosphodiesterase family protein — translated: MWERDRVVVLGHRGYMSAYPENSLLAFRKAIEAGADGIELDVWLTKDGEVIVMHDETIDRTSNMNGRQKEMTLEELKRADIGMGERIPTLEEVFEVLPRDALLNIELKDPDTAGEVAKIVAENNPDRVMVSSFIIDALREYRKHDRDTVMGLLIDREEVVPLIPKLKGELNLWSINVPMEAIPIIGFEKTVQALHWARSLGLRVALWTENDVLFYKDDNLARLKGLFDVVIANDVERMIEYLKTLGLR